The genome window AAGTAATCGACACAGCGCCTTCAGGTGCCCGATGTCTGGCCTCACTTTGCTCTGACGCAGAcgcattttttttgttgtttgtttgtttgtttgttgttttttcatgtgtggTTAATGAAAACGAGAGAACGTGTTTTTCCAAACTCGTCTGCATAACCACATCCGCGCATGCACGGCTCTGTGAGGCACTACTTGTTGGTCTGTGCCTCTGTCTCCTTTGTACTAATTGAATTGAATCCCGCTTGAAATGTATCCTCCTTCAGAAGTGCTCAGATAACCGCCTCCCTTATATTCTCTGCAAAGCAAATGTCACCGGCTTGTAGGGCCAGGCCTCGCTCGGCACAATGGCCATATAGAAAGCcagcacacataaacacacggCGCAAGTCGTGCAGACATGGCAGGAGCCTATCGATCCGTATGAGAATGTGTAGATGAGGTTTGCTGCCATGTGAGGCCAAACCTTGGCCTTTCATAGTCTTCTTACATGCGTTTGTCTCTGAGTCTCTGCGCTGCGGCGTGCAGTAAGATAAAAACAGACTAAATTGGCCAacgtgggggaaaaaaaataaaagttataTTAGCAGAAACAGTTATTTAATTTGTAGAATAAGGAAAAAATGTTTGGATTGAAATCTAATTAAATGCATCCCGATATGGAGCATGAATTATGATTTCtaattaatttgtgtgtgtgtgtgtgtgtgtgtgtgtgtgtgtgtgtgtgtgtgtgtgtgtgtgtgtgtgttcacgttgtttctgtttccctcctgcCTCCAGAGTCTATTATGTCCATAGGACTACACGGTTGGACAGTCACACTTCGAGGAATTAGTGTCCTTTTGTCTcgacacacgtcacacacacgCCGTTGACATTGACTTCACATCAGAGACAGTTTaacttcttctctcttttttttcttttcttttatttaactCGTTCAACCGAGCGCTGGCCCTATTGTGGGGACCCTGACAGATGCAGGGCCCCTAGCAGGTCCAGGACAGGGAAAAGTCTGAAAGGTTAATCTGTTCCCCCGCAGATGTTGGCTTTGGGAGTCTTGAAGCGTCACCTTTGACATGTCCCTCATTCAGTAGGGGGTCCAGCAGGACACTGACCGCTGCAAGCTGTCACCTCGGCCGGCTGAGGACGCCCTGCGCTACCGCTCTATTTGGCTAAACGGCCCCTGACATGTAAGCAGGGGCCGGCTTTTCTCCGGCTGCAGGTTAGGGAAGTTTAACACTCATGCAGCATAATGCACCACAGCAACACAGGGATACCATATGGGTCAGCATGTCATTTCCTCCAAGGCCATGACTACTTTATAGCAAGAGATGGGGTGaacgtgtttgtgtgaattttgTATCATCTGGAAGTTTCTGCcgacaaaataaatattctcttatttaaataaataacatgttggtgttttatttttaatgtcactGTGTATAGATCATTGtgcgtatatatatatatgtgtgtgtgtgtgtgtgtgtgtgtgtatatatacttTAACTATTCCCAAACTTACGAATTAAATGTGCATGCGTGTAACTCCAAATAGcacacggagagagagagaaagagagagagagagagagagagagagagagagagagagagagagagagagacacacacacacacacacacacacacagggctgggCTTGGTTCGTTAAGCCTAATGGTTGAACAATAGACACATCTGCTCATCGTTTTCTGTCAAAAAGGAAGGTAGTGCAGTCTTCCTCGTTTGGTTAAACCGCCACATATTTGGCAGGgggatggggggtgggggggtgcagCTGAAGCCTAATAATGAAAGAATGGATCTATGAGGTGTCCATGTATGATCTAACTTCAGTGGCAGCCCTTTAGCGGCTAATTAAATCATCACGCTTTGTTCTAATCCCCGAAGCCTCTCTCGGTTTTCACGAGGAGAACTGAGCGTGTTTTCATGGGAGCTTTTGAGGTTTTGAATCCCAGACCTCACCAGTTAAAAATCAACTCCAAATGAACCCGGAAGTTTACTTCATTTGCAGCTAATAATTTAAGGAGGACTGAGGATAAAGCCCCATTACAGCCCTAatgaatttaacattttctaAATAACAATTGGCAATCAAACATTAGGCGCTGCATCCAGTCCACTTCCACTGGTTTCATTAGACACCCGtctatttgcatttttaacatttcagtgAAGGCTAAAGGCTGCTGAATATGGCTTATTGAGGAGAACAGCTTTTAGCAGGTGGTTTGATACCTCCCTTCCTTAATAAGGTAGCTGACGTCAGAGCAATGGGGcggcgtgtgtttgtgtgtgtgtgagagagagagagagagagagagagagcgtgtgtgtgtgtgtgtgtgtgtgtgtgtgtgtgtgtgtgtgtgtgtgtacgggaGGAGATGAGTGTTCGCAGTGCGCATGTGCAGACAGTGATCTGTGCTGCGGTGGAAGAGGGGCTGGAGACACACAACTAGAGAGATGGCGCGGCACCCGACCGGAGCGCAAGGACAGTTGGTTGGCGGTGGGGGGGCTTGAATCATAAAGAGAaccagaaaattaaaaaaaaataaaaataaaaaaaatcaagaaaaaaaggaTTCGGAGAAGGAGTTCCCATTCTGCAAAAAATAAACGTCAGAGgtaggaggaaaaaaaagtcaaataggCGAataaggacagagaggaggcaatAGCAGAGGAGGCTGCTCCAAGAGGGAAAATAGCATCAAAAGCAAATTGAACTTTACTGGACGTGTGGACTTCTGGACATCAGCTAACTGCGGTAGGTCAGATAGATGGTTTGTCCACAGCGCTGCCCGGATCATGAACGCACAGCTGTCGATGGAGAATATTGGCGACCTGCACGGAGTGAGCCATGAGTCCGTGGCCGGTCACGGAGAGCTGCTGAGTGGCCACAGTCCACATTCCCGTTCGACCCCCCGGGGTCTGAGCCACCGCGCTATGGGCATGGCGACCCTGCTGGACAGCGGAGACTATCACCCCAGCCACCCCGGACACCTGCATCCAGCCATCAGCATGTGTGAAGCCCCCCCTGGCATGAGTGCAAGCAGCACTTACACAACCCTAACCCCCCTGCAGCCCTTACCCCCCATCTCCACCGTGTCCGAAAAGTTTCCTCcgcatcaccaccaccaccaccaccatccccaTCATCCTCACCCTCATCCGCACCAGAGGATCCCCGGAAATGTCAGCGGCAGCTTCACGTTGATGCGAGAGGACCGGAGTCTGGCGCCAATGAACAGTCTGTATCCCGCATATCATCACAAGGATCCCTGCATGGGCCAGAGCCTTTCCCCGCTGTCTGGTTCCGGTCTGGCCAGCATACACACGACCCAGGCTGGCATCCCTCCTTACGCTCATCCCGGTGCCGCCATGCCTGGTGAGAAGATGCTCACCCCCAGCGGGTTTGAGGCTCACCACCCGGCCATGCTCGGCAGACACACGGAGCAGCACATGAGCTCCTCGGCGGGCATGGTACAAATCAAcggcctccaccaccacccacacGCCCACCTAGGCGCACAGGGGCACGGCCAGGGGCTGGTGAACAGCCGGGAGCAGGCCTCCGGGCCCGTGCAACAAGGGGGTGGCGGTGGTGTTTCTGGGggacagatggaggaggtgaatACCAAAGAGGTGGCGCAAAGGATCACCACGGAGCTGAAGCGCTACAGCATCCCTCAGGCCATCTTTGCCCAGCGGGTCCTGTGCAGGTCCCAGGGAACCCTGTCCGACCTGCTGAGGAACCCCAAACCCTGGTCCAAGCTCAAGTCCGGTAGAGAGACCTTCCGCCGTATGTGGAAATGGCTGCAGGAGCCTGAGTTCCAACGCATGAGTGCGCTCAGGCTCGCAGGTGAGCGAAGCCTCGGTAAAGCCccctttttgttttcatcctctgaATGTGTTGTTGAGAAAAAACAGACGCCCAGACTGGATTATTAGCCCCTAATGCTACCTTATATTTAGCAATGGGTCTAGTGGGTTGGGAAGCAAAACTGATTTTGTAGTTCTTGTTAtaagagtggaaaaaaagaaacatttcccAGCAGTCTAAGTGTAATTCGATGATCACATCAGGGTAGCATTCGGGACAAATGTTCCCTCTAGGCTGATAGTTCTTGATCAAAATAACATCATGTCTCCAGAAATTAAACCTGCCTTAGGCTTTGATGACCTGAAGCCCCTGGTTTCCAAATGAGAGATTTATGTCTGGTGGAGGGGGGTCAAATCCAGCTCCGTACAGTGTGTTAAACAACATGTGAAGTTCAAAACTGTTTCACCAAGCTGATGCTCGTGCACCAAATAAGCGGCCTGATATCAATACGCATCCCTTTTTCGGTCTCCACGCTGATTTTGGGCTTGTGTGAAACAAGCGCCCATGTCGTTTTACCTCAAAATATCGACCGCTGGACTGCAAGCGTAAGCTGATCCCTCACCCAGAAATCGTTaggaatgtgtttattttggtgTAGATGCAACTGATCAGCCTTTTTGGTGTTGCCCTTGgtgtaaacagagagagaaaagtgtgtgttcacgtgttcTTGAGAGTCAGTGATGAACTGAATTTAAATGTCAAGTAAAGCTGAAGTCATGCATTATTTAATGGAATGGGCTTTGTCTCTCACTTTGCTCCAATCAGAGGATTTAACTTCACAATAGAACAGACTCAGGAGCGCGTGTTTATGTTTGGGTGCTAAACTAACCCTGACTTGACTAAGGTTTCTCTAATTAACTGATAGACCTCTGTATTAATTTGTCCCTGAGGTACGCACGAGTCAATTAGGGCGCACAATGAGGCCCAAATCGCACGTGCGCGCTCACAGACACCCGgtgggttgttgttgtttttttttaaacgtttATAGGCCCGATCAATGACCTACAAATGGGCTTTTTGGCTTTTTGAAAAGTGAGGCCGCGGCCACTTAGAGTGGAAAGTGCGTGTATTCGTctacgtgtgtgcgtgcatgttcgCGCGGGTGCACGCGAGTGTATTCGCAATagattattttcagttttcccatctgctgctgctgctgcttccccCGCGCGCGCgggcgcgtgtgtgtgttggatgcgGGTTTGTTGTTTGAAGATGAGATTTGATCATTTACTTTTGCAAATGAGTTTTTAAGAATCTCCTTTAAATTGAAAGCTGGTTTTCTACCCGATCATCGTTTGATCATTAGTGTGATCAGCatataattaaaacaaactAGAGTCAGATCAGTGGCttattgattattattgattattattgatTCATATGACTATACTGGGAAAATAACTGTATCAGGCCTTCTTCAGCTGTGTTCATATTTCCTATTCGCCTTCCCTTGAACATGTCATGTCCTGTCGCGTTTTATCTGAACCTTTtgtaagattaaaaaaaaaaaaaaaaaaatcataaacaGCAAAAACTTTTTATATGAAATTCCacatttttgtttcaaagaGTTTGGGAAGGGAGAAGATTTCACAgttaaaaaactaaattaatttGGAGAGAATAGGCCGAGCGCCATGTTATCGATCCGTTCGTTTCTAGGTGAACTGGATATGTGATCGTGTGCTGAAGTAGATGTGATATAGGCTACTTATTGATTTTAGGCTTCTGAAATTAATCTCGGGccttttctccctttcctccGCATTCAATTACTCATCTGAATTTGCTTGAATTGAAGGGAAGAGGTCTGGATCAGGCAGCTGTGTGTTAGGACAGGACAGAAAGAATGacttcagagagacagacattaAATTGGACTGGAAGTCGGCTGTAATTGCAGAGACAGTGCTCAATGTTTTGGTTGTTATTTCTGGTGGTTTTACAATTGTAAGTGAAAATCACCTGCTGACAGTAAATTAGGACACATGTCCTCGCCAGAATAGTTTTCCAGTTGGATGTTGGCAGCATTTCGCGCTCAGAGGTCTGTTTGTTGTACTCTGTGAGATTATGAAACGCAGGACTATCGTCACACCGTGTCAGTGGGCCCACCGTGTGCAGCCTGTTCGAGTGTGTGGAGTTATCTCTGTGTTTGTAATGATTAGccgggagcagcagcagtgtgtgtgtgtgtgtgtgtgtgtgtgtgtgtgtgtgtgtgtgtgtgtgtgtgtgtgtgtgtgtgtgtgattagcGTGATAACGAGGTCGTTGTTATGTCCCCTGGCCCTGGGAAAGCTGCCTCTCTGCCGGGGCCTCCGGGGCCGGGGCCGGGCCGCTCTGTGGTGGCTCCTGCTGTCTGAGTGGCCTTCACTCCGGCTGATTTATAGCAGCCCTTACATGCGGAGCTCCGACTCTCTGTTAATATTTACCAGCGCTGGAGACACCGGGCTGCTCATACTCACTATTGTACTCCAGTTTATGGTCATGTGTAGAGGTCGCTGCACTGTactttaccacacacacacacacacacacacacacacacacacacacacaaatggggggtgggggcttgatttaatattttttacTATTTGGAAGGCAACGACACAGATCAACAatatgatgatgaaaaacatgaagaattCAGCCTCTTTAAACGCACTGTTGGTGACATCCAAATTGCTCCTGTAATGTAGAATAAGTCGTTTTTATCGTGCAGTGATGTGCTCAAAACGATCCTTTCTGGCATATTTTCTTCATATTTGGCTCCAAACTGCGTCTGAATCTCATTGGTTTGTTGAATTGCTCTTCACagtactttttttatttttgtaatacagTGTTTTAAACCACATGGTGCATTTTACAAAATGAATCGGCTCAGGTTTAGGGACTGCTTCGTGGTCTCAGTATGCTGTTCATGAATTTCCCCGTTGAGTCCACGTTGGGCCTTTCTCCAGCGGCCCTCGTCTGCCCCCTCCTGGTCTCTGCTCACCGGTGAGCCACAGTGAGATCGCTGAGGGCTTCCAGggtttaaaaggaaaaaaaaaaaaaaaaaaacaacgagATCAGGTGAAGGGAGGTTTGATTTGCTGTCAAACGGATTTCCAAGCTCGTCTTTCCGATATTAGATGATCTGAAGTTCATTTTTTCAGGGCTGTGGGAGAGCCTATATTGCAACGTGTTATTGTTTTCAGCACCGCAGACAGCGCTCATTGTTCCCCGGATGGCTGGtttcctgcctgcctgttcagcagcagcagaccacGGGGCCCCATGCTACTCCATGGGGCCCCTGGCAACACGCTATTATTTCCCATGCACCCTGGCGGTTGGCTCAGTGAAAGAGTGTCTTGGTGTTTGGAGCTGCTTCCAGCCTGCAGACTGTGACATGATTCTGTGCAAAGTCATATCAGACAGACTAAGTGTCTTATTAACGTTTGGAGACACAATGATAGATGTGGCTTTTACACTCCTTTCAGTGTCCTTTCCATCAGTACAAGAGCACAGTACACACTGTGATATGAAGTAATACAGTGTATATGCTGAAATATACTAACTTTCATCTTAACATAAGGTAAACGAGAGGGGAGGACTTCTCATTTAAATCAGCAGATGCTATTTATGAGTAGTAGAGATGTTTAAGACATGTAAGTGTTAAATTACTTGTTTACAGTTTGGTTCTTGATGTTGCTCACAAGTTACAGAACAAAATTACAATTTAAAAGCAAAAGTGGtgtcagtcaaacactgtatttacagCTGGTATTTCTGGAGAATTGTGAAATtactattttgtgttttttgtttatggGATATTACTGGATACAATCATCATATTAGCAGTACAAAATGAAGTGCTGTGGTCTCAAAATTTAAGAAAAGTCCCAGAGTTATCTTTATATAAGCATCTATGGCATTTATGCACCAAATTAAATCATATTAGAGTTTGTTTTGGTCCAAATGGATTGGAAAATATCAGATATTGGTATTTTAAACACTCATATCAGTGGCACTTTGAATGAACGAAGCAGACTTCTGCGTTAAGCTGCTGTGAAGGAGAGCCACAGAGATAATTCATGGGTCAGGCCATGGATTTATtcacaaatcttttttttcaatCCAAGGTCAAAGGGTGATGGAGAGACTATTCTTAAACCAGTTTTCTGAAATAAATCTTGTTTTCACACAAGTATAGGCCGCCCTCTCTCACaaacactctctgtctgtctctctcctgaaTTCTCCACAGCATGTAAGCGTAAGGAACAAGACCACGGCAGGAGCGAGCGGGGCAACATGACCAAGAAGCCCCGGCTGGTGTTCACAGATGTGCAGCGGCGGACGCTCCACGCCATCTTCAAGGAGAACAAGCGTCCATCCAAAGAGCTGCAGGTCACCATTGCCCAGCAGCTGGGCCTCGAGCTGGCCACAGTCAGCAACTTCTTTATGAACGCACGCCGCCGGAGCCTAGATAAGTGGGTGGACGACGGCTCCGGTCACTCAGTCAACTCTGGCCCCAACGCCTGCACCAAAGCCTGAAGACGGACTGATTTGACCAACTCATGGACTGACTCAACCTCGGTGGAAAAGCTTTAAAACTtatgagaaacaaagagaaacttaaAAAGACCTTGAAGCAACGTTTTGCCCTTAAACCTGTACTATATTGATATTTATAGTATCcaaagatgaaaaaacaaaccaaagactTCTTCTTTGACctgctttgaaatgtttgtttcagcaaCACGTTTATGTGTAACATACTGCAAAAAGACTATAGTTTTACCCcttccccctcacacacacactcactgtcactgGTCTATAGCTTTACTACACCCTCCACACCTCCCCCCTCGGTGTCAATCTATCATTCGCCATCCTTATCTTtaatctgattggttggttttAATGATGGGTCCCTAAATGGAGGTTTAATCAGCCTATTGGCAGTCTGATCTGCAGCTGTCCACACCTTTGAAAAACAGCCAGAATGTGGAGCTCCGGTGGGATTGGCCAATCaactttaaagacaaaaaaaaaaaatcctacagGAGCGACTGGACTGTTGTGCAGCCTGGTTTGGATCGGTGGCGGTGGACTGCCCGtctctccagctgtctgtctttctatcaAGCATTCCAGGCAGACAGGGGAATGCCCATGTGTAGACTGCTAACCCAAAACCAAAATCCCAACCCTTAAACCAAACCAGAAACCCCTAACCTCAACCCACATGGTAGTGCTTTCTTCCAACATGCTGAAACGTTGAATAATTTAAACAAGAGAAACCAAAGCCTTCTACACCCTGAAGCCTCTCATGCAGCTTAGAAATAAAACCACTTATGAACCTGCTACGAAGTAATTTGACCAAAGAGTATATTTTGTAGTTGATAATCTTAAAGAGTATTTTTACCTCATTTCCTCCCTTACCTCCTGAGACGGACTGTGAGGAGCCACAAAGAAGAGAATGTTACTGCTCATGGTACAAACAGCATTTTGCGTCATCCTTAAATATACGCTCCGTGCAAATGGAAATATTATATGACAAAACCCTGAAAATTAACTATTGACATTTGCCTTGTAGATGCCTTCTTGAATGAAACCAAATATTCCAGTTATATCTTTACGAACGGTCTATGTGAATGTTCCTGTAAGTCATTGTGAAGATGGATCACCTCCTGTAAGTCTGTTCAGCTTATGCCTGCAGATTTAGCTCAAGTCGATGCGTTCAAATACCAGCAGCTGGCAAACAAAGACTAATCCATCCAGTAGTGTGTTTTCCGTGCAAAGGGATGCTCTAAGTGTGGTCTCGACACtgtgagggagacagacagcttCTGATGGGGGTGTTTTGAGGACAAACTGTGTCACCACTCTAATAATAAGCATTCAGCGTTGCTCCGTCATCCCTGTGTGCTTCATACGTAGGTCTATTTGCTTTTACCCTCCTCATCAAAGATGTTGGGTGGAGGGGATGATACCAATGATCAAATCACTTTCAGGCACTTACACAGCAATGTCAGCTCGTCACCTGAATACGAAAGCACCCCCACCCTGCCTGCTGCCAATCCCCAGCCGCCCTCCCACACCCAACCCTCCCCCCCCTGTCCATCCAGCCTCCACTCTCCTGGTAAGCTATGCATTTCAGCACTAGGAGGAAAGCACTACACAGGGCTGGCCCAGGGCAGCGCATCATTAAACATATTGAGCTGGCCCCTTGCCGTCATCCTCCTCGTGGCCAGGGTTAGCAGCTCTACATTCATCAGAAGAAGCGCCGAAGgagaggcgagagagagagctgcctcttcatctctgaaagaaaaaacaaacaaacaaaaagacgacaagaaacaaaaatgtgtcaaGACCTGCTGATGTTTTATAGTGTGAACCAAAGATGCTACCTCACTCAAGTTCCATACGTGATTTCTATCACTTTGATGATACCAAAGATAACCAAAGATTTTTTCTCATTGCACGGCCTCTATGAGTGGTGTTAAAAGATGTTGTGTGTCTCCCCTcccccatctcctctctctctttctctcttcctctcttctcccctttctttctcccactCCCACCTGCACTCAACCCATGCAACCCCTGCTATGCGTGCTCTTGCTTCATCTGTGCTCTGATTACAGCTCCATAGGTAGTCATGCTGATGTAGCTATAGGCAGATATGCTGATCTGGCCATAGATACACACAAGCGGCCACGCAGGTGCCTGCGGGGGTACTGGGAACCCGAGCAATGTGATCAGGCTTTGTTTGTGCTTGATAGCAGTACCAAAGGATTCATTTCTGCCACTGTAATGGCAGAAAAGTGAGGTGAAATGCAAAAGCTGACATTACAGCAATATGAAAAATCAAAGATTGAGTTTGGTTCATGATGAAGTTCAACATAATCCACGTGAATTTGATGGAGTTCCCCGCcagactgtcttttttttttcccaacttGGCCCTGCCTCTTAGTGTGTATCTATAGGTTGATGACATTGACCCACCAAATAGGTCAGACATCTTTACACGACGATAGGCAGACAAGCTGACGTAGCCATGGGCAGAATTGTTGACTCAACTATAGGCAGACATGTTCCTGAAAGTAGAAGCAGACGTGTTGCAATCTTTCTAAAACTCCCAGGACGAGTGCCTTGCTTGAACCAAAGTGTTAAACCGCTGTTGACCTCTCACCTTTGACTCTGTGAATACCTCAGCCTGTAGAAGGGCCACTACTgaagaaacaaggaaaaggtttttgttttttttttaatcacaccGTGGTGCTTTCGCCAGCGCAACCATGCAATGAAAACATACCAAAGGAATTTCTGTTGTCCACTTCTACAGATTAAACCAAAGGTCTTTGTTTCTCCCCTCCCCTGCCCCCTTTtacccctccatccctctttccCCCCCAACCTTccttgtctctctgctgtgtgtaggAAGGTCCAGCACTCTGGCCGTGCATGTCTTTACCAATGTCTCTGAATACCTCATAGTAATAATTCCTTTGAGTTCTGCATTGAGACGTCTATCTGTGAGTAAGGCAGAACTCCACTCGTGTGGTTACTGTTATTGTTACTTCAAAAAGCTGTATGATTATCTattttgaagttgtttttttcagcagaaGTGCTCTGTTTCAAGTCACGGAGGACAAGTTTCAGGGTTGATGTTTGAAACTtaagggatggagggagaagcGTATTTTTTATCAGACATTGGGTTATGCCAATATTATGATGGTAGACTATTGCTTTTACAGGGTAAAACCAACTGCTGTGATATTGTGTtcatattttcccttttctctacttctgtgttgtgattttaatttaattgcatttttgtaATGGTTAACCACTGCTTTAATTTATGCATTTGTAGAAACTCTAGATTTGTATATAGTaggtttttggaaaaaaaaaaacaaacaaaaaagacagttttaTGTTACAGCCTTATTTCCCACGCTTAGATATAACAAAGGAGTAGTTTGTATTCTTCTTCAGCTAAATCCTAGCCGGCATTtcaatgtgtgttttaaacacTGCCAGAAATCCAGACAGTTGATTTGCCAATGCAGACAAAGTTATACAGGAGCTACTTTGTTGAACAGCTGGCAAAAAgcagtgtgtacgtgtgtgtgtgtgttttttctattcttttgactttttaaaaacagttattttctGGGTATTACTGCACATCcaaagatttttaaaacaaa of Chaetodon auriga isolate fChaAug3 chromosome 1, fChaAug3.hap1, whole genome shotgun sequence contains these proteins:
- the onecut1 gene encoding hepatocyte nuclear factor 6 isoform X1; its protein translation is MNAQLSMENIGDLHGVSHESVAGHGELLSGHSPHSRSTPRGLSHRAMGMATLLDSGDYHPSHPGHLHPAISMCEAPPGMSASSTYTTLTPLQPLPPISTVSEKFPPHHHHHHHHPHHPHPHPHQRIPGNVSGSFTLMREDRSLAPMNSLYPAYHHKDPCMGQSLSPLSGSGLASIHTTQAGIPPYAHPGAAMPGEKMLTPSGFEAHHPAMLGRHTEQHMSSSAGMVQINGLHHHPHAHLGAQGHGQGLVNSREQASGPVQQGGGGGVSGGQMEEVNTKEVAQRITTELKRYSIPQAIFAQRVLCRSQGTLSDLLRNPKPWSKLKSGRETFRRMWKWLQEPEFQRMSALRLAGERSLACKRKEQDHGRSERGNMTKKPRLVFTDVQRRTLHAIFKENKRPSKELQVTIAQQLGLELATVSNFFMNARRRSLDKWVDDGSGHSVNSGPNACTKA
- the onecut1 gene encoding hepatocyte nuclear factor 6 isoform X2, whose amino-acid sequence is MNAQLSMENIGDLHGVSHESVAGHGELLSGHSPHSRSTPRGLSHRAMGMATLLDSGDYHPSHPGHLHPAISMCEAPPGMSASSTYTTLTPLQPLPPISTVSEKFPPHHHHHHHHPHHPHPHPHQRIPGNVSGSFTLMREDRSLAPMNSLYPAYHHKDPCMGQSLSPLSGSGLASIHTTQAGIPPYAHPGAAMPGEKMLTPSGFEAHHPAMLGRHTEQHMSSSAGMVQINGLHHHPHAHLGAQGHGQGLVNSREQASGPVQQGGGGGVSGGQMEEVNTKEVAQRITTELKRYSIPQAIFAQRVLCRSQGTLSDLLRNPKPWSKLKSGRETFRRMWKWLQEPEFQRMSALRLAACKRKEQDHGRSERGNMTKKPRLVFTDVQRRTLHAIFKENKRPSKELQVTIAQQLGLELATVSNFFMNARRRSLDKWVDDGSGHSVNSGPNACTKA